The sequence CTCGTTCGTCTGCCAGAGCTGGTGGCTGGCGCCGAGCTTCGAGCCCGCGGCGACGACCAGGTCACGGCAGTCGGCCGCGTTGTCCCGGCAGTAGATCCAGCCCTTGATCGAGGCCTCGACGAACTTCGTCGTCGTGTCCTGGTACTTCTTGTCGCTCTGCAGCTTGGAGGTGTTGGCCCAGATGGCGTCCTGCAGCATCGCGGTGCCGACGTCGTTCCAGTTGATGACGTTGAAGTCGCTCGGCTGGTAGAGCTTGCCCGTCGCCGGGTTCGTCGCCTCCAGCACCTGGGCGTACTCGTTGTAGCTCATGGCCTGGGCGGCGTCGACGTCACCCGAGATCAGGCCCTTCATGTCGAACTGCTGCTGGACCAGCGTGATGTCCTTGGACGGGTCGACCCCGGCCTTGGTCATGCCGGCGAACAGCTCGTACTCGTTGCCGAAGCCCCAGTCGCCGACCTTCTTGCCCTTCAGGGCGGCCGGCCCGGTGATGTTCTTGTCCTTGAAGCTGACCTGCAGCGTGCCGGACCGCTGGAAGATCTGCGCGACGTCGGTGATCTGCGCGCCCTGCTCCCGGGACGCCAGCGCCTTGGGCACCCAGGCGATCGCGTAGTCCGCCTTGCCCTGCGCCAACACGGTCTGCGGGACGATGTCGGTGCCGCCCTCGAGGATCTTCACATCGAGGCCGGCGTCCTTGTAGTAACCCTTCTTCTCCGCCGCGATGTAGCCGGCGAACTGTGCCTGGGTGAACCACTGCAGCTGCAGCTTCACCGGCGTCAGTCCCGAGGACGTGCTTCCCGTGCTGCCGCCGCCGGAACTCGACCCACACGCCGCGAGCGCGAGCGCCACGGCGAGTCCCGCGGCAAGCCCCCCGGCCAACCGTCGTTTCATGTACCCCTCCGGTACTCCCTGGCCGCGCCGGGCGCGCCAGTGACGACGCTTCAGGCCCGACGCGGCTCTCCAGCCGACATCGCGGGCCACGCCGCCCGTACCTCGCGAAGAAGATCCACCGGGCCGCGCCGCCCGCCGACGAACCGGATGTCCACGGGCCACGCCGCCCGCCCGGCGGCCCGGTCCGCCGCTTGTCTGCCGCCTATGCAGTTGATCGTCAGAGGGTCAGTGAGCGCCCGCCCCGCCGCCAGGGGGTCGCGAGCCACTCCAGCAGCCCGGCGACGAGGTAGACGACGAGCCCGAGCACGCAGGCCGCGGCCACGAAGGCCCAGGCCCGGGGATACGCGGTGTTCGACGCCGCCGAGGTGATCCGCGAGCCGAGCCCGTTCTGCCGCCCGCCGAAGTACTCGGACACCACCGCCGCGATCACGGCCAGCGACGACGCCAGCCGGAAGCCGGTGAAGATGTACGGAACGGCCCCCGGCAGCTGGACCGTCCGGGCGAACCGCCACGGCCCGACGGCCAGCGAGCGCATCAGCTCCCGCTGCACGTCCGGCACCTGCCGCAGCCCCCGCACGGTGTTCACGAACACCGGGAAGAAGACGACGATCGCGACCACGAGCCTTCGCGGCACCGCGGACGTCGTCGAGAACATCGTGTTGAACAGCGGGGCCAAGGCGATGATCGGCACGGCGTTCATCGCCGCCGCGAGCGGCCCGAGCAGCCCGTCGGCGATCTTCGACCTGGCGGCGACGACCGCCGCGAGCAGTCCGGCGACGAGGCCCACCGCGAGGCCGACGACCGCGTTCGCCCCGGTCGCCCGCGACGTCTGGACGATGACCCGGAAGCTGTGCCGGAACTGCGTCCAGATCTCCGACGGAGCGGGCAGCAGGTACGGCTGGATGTGGTTCGCCCGGACGTAGCCCTCCCAGGCCGCCAGGCCGACGACGCCGACCACCACCGGCGGCAGGACGACGGCGAGACGAGCCCGGGTCCATCTGGCGAGACGGGTGGCGTCGCGGTCCCGCCCGGCCGCCGGGCCAGCGCCGTCCGGGGCCGGGCTCATGCCCCGCCTCCGGCCCGCAGTGCCTCGCGCACGGCGGTCACGGCGGCGAAGAACGCGGCCTGCTCGCGCACGTCATCGGCGTCGACGGCTGTCGGCCCGCCGGTCTCCCCCGGTGCCGCCGGACCAGCCGGTACGCCGTCGCCAACCCGGGCCGCGCCGAGCCGGCCGGGCAGGTCCACGTCGATGATGTCCGTGATCCGGCCGGGGCGGGGCGACATCACCGCGACCCGGTCGGAGAGGAACACCGCCTCCGGGATGGAGTGGGTGACCAGGATGACCGTGGTCCCGGTCTCCCAGCGGATCCGGGCCAGCTCGCTCTGCATCCGCTCCCGGGTCATCTCGTCCAGGGCGCCGAACGGCTCGTCGAGCAGCAGCAGCGGCGGGTGTTCGGCCAGCGCGCGGGCGATCGCCACCCGCTGCTGCATGCCGCCGGACAGCTGGGCCGGCCAGTGCCCGGCGAAGTCACCGAGGCCAACCAGGTCGAGCAGCTCGCGGGCCCTGGCCCGGCGCTCCTTCCTGCTCACGCCGTGCACCTGCAGCGGCAGCTCGACGTTGCCGGCGACCGTGCGCCACTCCAGCAGCCCGGCCTGCTGGAACGCGATGCCGTAGCGCCGCGCGGCCCGGGCGGCCCGGGCCGGCTCACCGAAGACCAGCACCTCGCCCCGCGTCGGCTCGACGAGATCGCCGACCAGGCGCAGCAGCGTCGACTTGCCGCAGCCGGACGGGCCGATCAGCGAGACGAACTCGCCGGGCGCGACCGTCAGCTCGATGCCGGCGAGGGCGACGGTGGCCCCACCGCCGGCCACCGGGAAGACCTTGTCCACCCCGTGCACCGCGACGGCCGGCACCGCGGCGGCCGGGTTCGCGCCGCCGGCAGGGCGGTCCTCCTCACGGGGTACCGGCGCGGCGGGCGCGTCCGCCGCGGGAGCGCCGGGGCTGGTCTCGACCGCCGACGATCCGGGAGGTCCGCCAGCGGGTCGCGCGGTCATGTCGTCACCTTCTGGGTCTTCGGGGAAGGTACGTCCGACGCTGGCCCGGAGCCGGCCCGACCGGTGCCCGGCCGTGGCTGGCCCGGCCGCCGGGTCAGCGCCAGCTCGACCAGCGAGACCAGCCCGGCCACGAGCAGGCCGGTGACGGCCGCGCCGAGGACGGCGTCGTAGAGCTTGGTCGAATCGCTGGTCGCGGACTGGGAGTAGGCGATGATCAAGCGTCCGACACCGCCGGAGGTTCCGGTGGAGATCTCGGCGACGATGGCCCCGATGACGGCCGAGGCGGCGGCCAGCCGCAGCGCCGGCAGCAGGAACGGGACCGACGCCGGCAGCCGTAGCCGCAGCAGCGTCTGCCACCAGGACGCGGCGTAGCTGCGCATCAGCTCGACCGAGCTCGCCGCCGGCGACTGCAGGCCGCGCAGCATCCCGATCGCCACCGGGAAGAAGGCCAGGTACGCGGCGATCAGGGAGACCGTCATCCAGTCCTGCCAGCGCAGCGCGCCGAGGTGCAGCTGGCCGCTCCACCCGGCGACCAGCGGGGCCAGCGCGATCAGTGGCACGGTCTGGCTGGCGATGATGTACGGCAGCAGCCCGCGCTCGACGATCCGCAGGCGGGCCATCAGGACGGCGAGCAACACCCCGACGACGACGCCGGCCAGCAGGCCCACCACGGCGACCCGCAGCGTGTACCAGATGCCCTTGAGCACGGCCAGCCCGACCGTCTGGCTGCCGTCGGCCGCGACCTCCTGGTGGCCGAGCTGGGCGAGCACCGACCAGACGTGCGGCATGGAGACGTCGTCGTTGCGCGGCAGCACGGGCACGCCGAGGACCCGGCCGCCGTGCGGCGAGCCGACGAGCTTGTACAGCTCCCAGACCGCGCAGACCAGCACCACCGCGACGACCGCGAGCCCGGCGCGGCGCAGCCGCTCACCCCAGCCGCCGACGGCGGGAACGGGCGGGGCCGCGTCCCTGCCGCCGAGCGCGGCGGTGGCGGCCGACTCGTCGATGGAGGCCGTAATGGTCATGGCGCCTCGGGACCGGCCGCGGGGCTCTTCGCCCGGATGTGCTCGGCGATCGCGGGAATCACCTGCTCGCCGTATGCCTCCAGGGTCGCGAGCTTGGCGTCGTGCTGCAGGTAGACGGCGAACTGGTCGACGCCGAGCGCCGCCAGCTCGGTCAGCCGCCGGACGTGCGCCTCGGCCGGTCCGAGCAGGCAGAACCGGTCGACGATCTCGTCCGGCACGAACGCGGTGTGGGTGTTCCCGGCGCGGCCGTGCTCGTTGTAGTCGTAGCCGGTGCGGCCCTCGATGTAGGACGTGAGCGCCGCGGGGATGGCCGAGCCGCCCGCGCCGTAGCGGCCGACCAGGTCGGCGACGTGGTTGCCGACCATGCCGCCGAACCAGCGGCACTGGTCACGCTGGTGGGCCAGCGAAGCCGCGTCACCCGGCCCGACGTAGGCGGGCGCCGCGACGCAGATCTTCACGGTCGCCGGGTCGCGGCCGGCGGCGGCCGCCGCGGTGCGCACGGCGTCGATCGTCCAGGCGGTGATGTCCGGGTCGGCGAGCTGCAGGATGAAGCCGTCGCCGATCTCGCCGGCCAGCGCCAGCGCCTTCGGGCCGTAGCCGGCGACCCAGATGTCCAGCCGGGAGTCGAGGCCCCAGGGGAAACGCAGCTTCGTGCCGTTGACCTCGGCCTCGCGCCCATTGGCCAGCTCGCGGACGACCCCGACGCAGTCCCGCAGCGTCGCGAGCGTGGTCGGCTTGCCGTTGAGGACCCGGACGGCGGAGTCACCGCGGCCGATGCCGCAGATGGTCCGGTTGCCGTACATCTCGTTGAGCGTGGCGAACAGCGAGGCGGTGACCGTCCAGTCCCGGGTCGCCGGGTTGGTGACCATCGGACCGACCAGCACCTTGCGAGTGGCGGCCAGGATCTGGCTGTAGATGACGAACGGCTCCTCCCACAGCAGATGGGAGTCGAACGTCCACACATGCGAGAACCCAAGCGTCTCGGCCTGCCGAGCCAGCTCCACCACCCGAGAGGCCGGCGGATTCGTCTGCAGCACAACTCCGATGTCCACGTAATCGCCTCCCAGTCCGTCACGTTTTATGTGGTATGGCCTAGAGCCCTGGTCTGACCGCCCTACCGATCGAGCTGTACCCCAAGGCTTCGCGTAGTCCGGTGGGCCAGCAGGCACGAGCGAAGCGAAGTGCCTGACTGGCCCACCGGACGGAGCGAAGCCCGTTCGCGGCGGAGGACGCCGCCCGGAGGTCCCAACCGGAGCGAAGCGAGGATTGGGGCCGGAGGGCGGCGCCCGGACGCCGCGAACCAAGAAACAACCTCCTACCTAGGCCCCAAAATCACCGCGTCCTGGGGAAGCCCAGCTCGACCGAGCTCGTCGCCGGGTCGGGCCAGCGGGTGGTGACGACCTTGGTCTTGGTGTAGAAGCGGATGCCGTCGGGGCCGTACATGTGCAGGTCGCCGAATAGCGACGCCTTCCAGCCGCCGAAGCTGTAGTACGACACCGGCACCGGGATCGGCACGTTGACGCCGACCATGCCGGCCTGGACGTCGAAGGTGAACCGGCGCGCGGCGCCGCCGTCGCGGGTGTAGATCGCGACGCCGTTTCCGTACGGGTTGTCCTCGACGAGCTTCACCGCCTCGGTGTAGGTCTCGCAGCGGACCACCGCGAGGACCGGGCCGAAGATCTCGTCGGTGTAGACCGTGCTGGTCGTCGACACGTTGTCGATCAGGCTCGGGGCGAGGAAGAAGCCGGGGCCAGACGAGATCGGGTCGTCGCGGCCGTCGATGACGAGGGTGGCGCCGTCGGTCTTGGCGGTTTCCAGGTAGCCGGCGACCCGGTCGCGGGCCTCGCGGGTGATGACCGGGCCCATCTCGCTGTCCGGGTCGAGGCCCGGGCCAACCTTGATCTTGCGGACGCGCTCGGCGATCGCCTCGACCAGCGGGTCGGCGGAGTCACCGACCGCGGCGACGACGGAGACCGCCATGCAGCGCTCACCGGCGGAGCCGTAGCCAGCCGAGACAGCGGCGTCGGCCGCGGCCGCGATGTCCGCGTCCGGCAGCACGATCATGTGGTTCTTCGCGCCGCCGAGGGCCTGCACCCGCTTGCCGGCCGCGGTGCCCGTCTCGTAGACGTAGCGGGCGATCGGGGTCGAACCAACGAAGCTGAGCGCCTCGACGTCCGGATGGGTGAGCAGCGTGTCGACGGCGAGCTTGTCGCCCTGGAGCACGGTGAACACACCGTCCGGCACGCCGGCCTGGGCGAGCAGCTCGGCGAGCAGCAGCGACGCCGACGGGTCACGCTCGGAGGGCTTGAGGATGAACGCGTTGCCGCAGGCCAGCGCGTTCGACAGCATCCACAGCGGGACCATCGCCGGGAAGTTGAACGGGGTGATGCCCGCGACGACGCCCAGCGGCTGACGGATCTCGTGGACGTCGACGCCGGTCGACACCTGCTCGGAGAAGCCGCCGCGCAGCAGGCTCGGCGCGCCACAGGCGAACTCAACGTTCTCCAGGCCGCGCGCGATCTCGCCGAGCGCGTCGTCGACGGTCTTGCCGTGCTCGGCGGTGATGAGCTTCGCGAGCTCGGTCCGGTTGGCGTACAGCAGCTCACGGAACCGGAACATCACCTCGGCCCGGCGGCCGAGGCCGGTGCTGCGCCAGCCGGTGAACGCCGCCTTGGCGCTCGCGACCGCCGCGTTGATCTCCTCGAGGCTCGCCAGGGCGACCTGCGCGGCCTGCTCACCGGTCGCCGGGTTCCACACCGGCCCGAACCGGCCGGAGCCGCCCGCCACCGCCTTGCCATCGATCCAGTGCCCGATTTCCCGCATGGTGACCTCTCCCGGTGCCGTTCGTCCTGACACGCCCATCCTGGCCGGCATCGCCCGCGCCACCAAACTGAGCGTTTACTTAGCTCCTTTCGTATCCCGTGGACCGCCTTCGCGCAGCGGTTGTGGGTTGCGCCACTGGTCGAGCGTCGGCGCCCGGCGGGGCTGTCAACGCAGGTACTGGGAGAGGCCGCGGCGCAGGAACTGGCCGTGGCCGGAGCGGCCGTGGAAGGCGCCGTCCGCGACGACGACACTGCCCCGGGACAGCACCGTCTCGACCTTCCCGGCGATCTCGAAGCCCTCCCAGGCCGAATGGTCGATGTTCATGTGATGCGTGGCCGCGCTGATCGTGGTCGTCGCCCGCGGGTCGTAGAGCACGATGTCCGCGTCCGAGCCGGGCTGGATCACGCCCTTCTTCGGGTAGAGGCCGAACATCCGGGCTGGCGTCGTCGAACAGGTCTCCACCCAGCGTTCCAGCGACAGTTTCCCGGTCGCGACGCCCTGGTAGACGAGGTCCATCCGGTGCTCCACCGTCCCCATCCCGTTCGGGATCTTGGTGAAGTTCCCGCGCCCGAGCTCCTTCTGGTCCTTGAAGCAGAACGGGCAGTGGTCGGTGGAGACGACCGCGAGATCGTCGGTGCGCAGGCCGCGCCACAGGTCGTCGCGGTGCGGCTCGTCACGCGGGCGCAGCGGCGGCGAGGCCACCCACTTCGCCCCCTCGAAGCCGGGCGCGCCGAGCTGGTCCTCCAGCGTCAGGTACAGGTACTGCGGGCAGGTCTCGGCGAACACGTTGCGCCCCGCCGACCGCGCCGCCGAGACATGCGCCAGCGCTTCGGACGCCGACATGTGGACGAAGTACAGCGGGGTGTTCCCGGCGACCTGGGCGAGCACGGTCGCCCGATGGGTCGCCTCGCCCTCCAGCGCCGACGGCCGGGTAATGCCGTGGTAGATCGGGTCGGTCTGCCCGCGGGCGACCGCCTGGGCGGCGAGCACGTCGATCGCGATGCCGTTCTCCGCGTGCATCATGATCAGCGCGCCGTTGTCGGTCGCCTTCTGCATCGCCCGCAGGATCTGGCCGTCGTCGCTGTAGAAGACGCCCGGGTAGGCCATGAACAGCTTGAAGCTGGTGATCCCCTCGTGCGCCACGAGGTAGTCCATGGCCTTGAGCGCGTCGTCGTCGACCCCACCCATGATCATGTGGAAGCCGTAGTCGATCGCGCAGTTGCCGTCGGCCAGCGCGTGCCAGGCGGCCAGCCCGTCCTGGACGACCTCGCCGGTGCGCTGGACGGCGAAGTCGATGATCGTGGTCGTGCCGCCCCAGGCCGCCGCCTTCGTGCCCGAGGCGAAGTCGTCCGAGGCGAACGTGCCGCCGAACGGCAGCTTCATGTGGGTGTGCACGTCCACCCCGCCGGGGACGACATACCTCCCGGTCGCGTCGATCATGGTGTCCGCGGTGACGCCGGCCGCGGCGCCCGGGGCGTAGAGGGCGGCGATCGTCTCGCCGTCTACGAGTACGTCCTGCGGGGTTGCGCCCAGCGGGCCTACGACGGTTCCGCCGGTGATTAGCGTCTTCATCTTCATGGTTCGCTCCGTCCGGGCGGCGCGCTCCGGCCCCTTACTCGCTTCGCTCGCAAGGGACCTCCGCGCGCCGTCCTCCTCCGCTCACGGGCGCTCCGGCGACCTCGCTGAGGCCCGGCCCACTTCGCTTCGCTCGTGGGACGGGCCTCCGCGAGGCGCGCCTCCGCGCCCGCGTGGTCGCCCGCCGCTGCACCTCGCCAGAAGACAACCACCCTCGGCGCGTCAGGGCGGGGCTCCGCGAGGTGCGCCTCCGCGCCCGCGTGGTCTCCTGCCGCTGCTCCTCGGCAGATCACAGCTGGCCTCATCGGGTTGGTGGGGGTCATGGGGCGGTCAGGTCGCCGTACTGGTCGGGGCGGCGGTCGCGGTAGAAGGCCCAGCGGTTGCGGACGGTTGTCAGGAGGTCGAGGTCCAGGTCGCGGACCATTAGTTCGGGCTCGTGGGGGTCGGCGGTGCCGCCGACGAACTTGCCTTCCGGGTCTACGAAGTACGAGGTGCCGTAGAAGTCGTCGTCGCCCAGGTCCTCGATGCCGACGCGGTTGATGGCGCCGATGAAGTACTCGTTCGCGACGGCGGCGGCTGGCTGTTCGAGCTTCCACAGGTAGTTCGAGAGGCCGCGCGAGGTCGCCGACGGGTTGAAGACCAGCTCGGCGCCGTTCAGCCCGAGCGCCCGCCAGCCCTCCGGGAAGTGCCGGTCGTAGCAGATGTAGACGCCGACCCGGCCGACCGCGGTGTCGAACACCGGGTAGCCCAGGTTGCCGGGCCGGAAGTAGAACTTCTCCCAGAACCCGGTCGTGTGCGGGATGTGGGTCTTGCGGTACTTGCCGAGGTACGACCCGTCCGCGTCGATGACGGCGGCGGTGTTGTAGAGGACGCCCGGCTGCTCCTGCTCGTAGACCGGCAGCACGAGCACGACGCCGAGCTCGGCGCACAGCGCCTGGAACCGTTCGACGGTCGGGCCGGGCACCGCCTCGGCATACTCGTAGTACACGGGGTCCTGCACCTGGCAGAAGTACGGGCCGTAGAACAGCTCCTGGAAGCACATGACCTTGGCGCCCTGCTCGGCGGCCGAGCGCAGGTAGTCCTCGTGCGCCTTGATCATCGATTCCTTGTCGCCCGTCCATTTCGCCTGGACGAGCGCCGCGCGGATCACCCTGCTCATCGCTGCTCTCCCCTCCGCCGCCCCTGACGCGCAACAGACCCTGACGCGCGACCGACCTGGCACACGACGCCGGACGCGCCGACGCGCACGGCGCCCGAGAGTCCCGACCTCGACACTCTCAGCGTCCGGCCCGTCGCGCCCACCACGCTGGCGTTCGCTACCCGCCGACACGAACGGCCCGCTCAGCGACCGGATCCGCCCAGGTAGGCGGGGTTTGCGTGACCGCAGACTACTGTCACACTGAGGGCCGGACAATCGCCTTTCTGTTTCATTTTGTTACGCGGCGGTTCGGGTTGTTTCAGGCGGGAGACGGGGACGCATGCTCGGCACGATCACCGCGGCGGTCGAGGACCGGTCCGCGCGCGGCATCGCGGGCACCGTCAGCCGGCTGGTGATGGCGGGCGCGCTGCCGGCCGGGACCCGCCTACCGACCGTCCGGGAGCTCGCCACCGAGCTCGGCATCAGCCCGACCACCGTCAGCCAGGCCTGGCGCACGCTGGCCCGCGCCGGCGTGATCGCCCCGCGCGGCCGGGCCGGGACGTTCGTGCTCGCCGGCCCGGCCGCCGCCGCCGACCCGCGCCGCTACCGCCGGATCACCCGCAGCCCGGGCCGGCTGCCGCACGACTACTCGACCGGCACCCCCGACGCCGCACTGCTGCCCGACCTCGCGCCGGTGCTGGCCCGCGTCGCCCAGGGCGGCAATCTGACCCTGAGCTACCTGGACGACCCGGTGCTCCCGGCGCTGGAGAAGGCGCTGCGGATCCGCTGGCCCTTCCCGCCGGCCGCGCTGACCGTCGTCGACGGCGCGATGGACGGGCTCGACCGGGTGACCAGGGAGCTGGTCGGCTTCGGCAGCCGGGTACTCGTCGAGAACCCCTGCTTCCCGCCGCTGCTCGACCTCCTGGACGCCGTCGGCGCCGAGGTGGTCGCGCTGCCGCTGGACGACGAGGGCGTGCGGCCCGAGGCGCTGCGCGCCGCCCTCGGCGCCGCGACCGGCGCTGAGCCGGTCGCCCTCTTCTTACAGCCGCGGGCGCAGAACCCGACCGGGGTGAGCATGACCGCTCGACGGGCCGAGCAACTGGCCGGCCTGCTCGCCGGCCGGGCCGTCACCGTCGTGGAGGACGACCACAGCGGCGACGTCGCCACCGCGCGGCCGATCAGTCTCGGCCAGCATCTGCCCGGCTCGACCGTCCACATCCACAGCTTCTCGAAGAGCCACGGCCCTGACCTGCGGCTGGCCGCGGTCGGCGGCGTCGAGTCGGTCGTGACCGGCCTCGCCACCCGCCGGATGCTCGGGCCCGGCTGGTCGAGCCGCCTGCTGCAGGCTGTCCTCGCCGAACTCCTCGGCGACGACGACACCGAGCGGACCCTCGCCCACGCCCGCGCCGTCTACGCACGCCGCCGCGAGGCCATGACCGCGGCCCTCACCGCCCGCGGCGTCCGCGCCCAGGCTCCCGACGGGATCAACCTCTGGATGGAGGTCGCCGACGAGCAGGTCGCCCTCGTCTCCCTCGCCGCCCGAGGCATTGGCGCCGCCCCCGGCACCCCGTTCGAGGCCGCCCCGCTAGGCCCCCACCACCTGCGCGTCACGGTGGGACTCATCCCGGACGAGGACCTCGAAGCGGTGGCGGATCTCCTGGCCGAAGCCGCCCGCGGCTGACCCGACCGTCGGGCGACAACTGTCAGAAGAAGACTGACCGCGAAATCGCCGTGGTCATCCGCACCGTGGCCCCGGAAGTCGCCGGTTAATCGGCGTTTGGGCCCTCGGATGGTCGTGGCAGCCGCAGATTCACGACCATCCGAGGGCCAAGACGGCGATCAAGCTGTGGCGGAGGCCGCAGCGGGCCTCGCTCCCGTCAGCCTGTCGCCCAGAGCTGGACCGTCCCGTCCCGGCTGCTGCTCACCAGCGTGTGGCCGTCGGGGAAGAAGGCCAGCTTGGTCACCGTGTCGTTGTGGCCGGTCAGGGCCTTGTCGAACGCCTTTGGGCTTTCCGGGTGGGATACGTCCCACAGCCGGATGGCGCCATCGGTGCCCGCGGCGGCGAGGGTCTGGCCATCCCGCGAGAACGCCGCCGCCCACATCTCGCCGGGCTGACCCATCGCGATGAGCAGGCGAGGGCTCGACGGGATGGAGACGTCCCACAGCCGTACCCACTTGTCGATGCTGGCCGTGGCGAGCGTGCGACCGTCGGGCGTGAAGGACACCGACTCGATCGCTTTGGTGCCGGTGGTCGTCTGAATGGGCAGCTTGCCTACCAGGTGCGGTTGCTGGTGTGGGTTGGACGTGTCCCACAGGCCGACCGAGCCGTCCTGGCCACCGGTCGCGAGGAGCGACCCGTCGGGAGTGAAGCCTACGGACCACACCTCACCGCTCGTGCCGTCGAACGGGCCACCCAACGGCACCGGGTTGTTGGGGTCGGACACGTTCCACATCCGGAGCATGTGCTTATGGTCGCCGCTGACGAGCAGGTTCCCGGCCGGAGTGAACCCCACCACCCACACCGGGTCATTGTCGGTCGCACCGACGAGCGGCCCACCCCGTGGTTGCACCGAGGACGGGTCGGAGGTGTTCCAGAGCTGGACTGTGCCGTTCCTGCTTCCCGTGGCGAGCGTCAGCCCGCCGGGCGCGAACGCGACCGACATCGTCCCCTCCGTCACTCCCTGCCCGTCGCCTGCGCGCAGGGAGGTGAGCAGGCTCGGCTTCGCGGGCCGCGAGACGTCCCAGATGGGCACCGTGCCCTTCTCGCTGGCGGCGGCGAGGGTGCGGCCGTTGGGGGTCACCGACACCCACCAGACCTCGCCGCCGGCGTCCGTCAGCGGTTGACCCACGGCACGGAAGGTGGCGGGAGTGGCGGATGCCGACGACTTGGGGGTATTTGCGTGGCCCGACCCGGGATGAATCGTAATCAGCCCAATCGTGACCCCAAGGACGATGGCGACCGCGGCTGCCGCGGCGGAAAGGATCTGGGGCCGACCCCAGCCTGAGGGGCGTCCCGCAGGCTCGTACCGCGGCTTTTCGCCCGGACCACGCC is a genomic window of Pseudofrankia inefficax containing:
- a CDS encoding ABC transporter permease, whose protein sequence is MTITASIDESAATAALGGRDAAPPVPAVGGWGERLRRAGLAVVAVVLVCAVWELYKLVGSPHGGRVLGVPVLPRNDDVSMPHVWSVLAQLGHQEVAADGSQTVGLAVLKGIWYTLRVAVVGLLAGVVVGVLLAVLMARLRIVERGLLPYIIASQTVPLIALAPLVAGWSGQLHLGALRWQDWMTVSLIAAYLAFFPVAIGMLRGLQSPAASSVELMRSYAASWWQTLLRLRLPASVPFLLPALRLAAASAVIGAIVAEISTGTSGGVGRLIIAYSQSATSDSTKLYDAVLGAAVTGLLVAGLVSLVELALTRRPGQPRPGTGRAGSGPASDVPSPKTQKVTT
- a CDS encoding nitrilase-related carbon-nitrogen hydrolase, which produces MSRVIRAALVQAKWTGDKESMIKAHEDYLRSAAEQGAKVMCFQELFYGPYFCQVQDPVYYEYAEAVPGPTVERFQALCAELGVVLVLPVYEQEQPGVLYNTAAVIDADGSYLGKYRKTHIPHTTGFWEKFYFRPGNLGYPVFDTAVGRVGVYICYDRHFPEGWRALGLNGAELVFNPSATSRGLSNYLWKLEQPAAAVANEYFIGAINRVGIEDLGDDDFYGTSYFVDPEGKFVGGTADPHEPELMVRDLDLDLLTTVRNRWAFYRDRRPDQYGDLTAP
- a CDS encoding CoA-acylating methylmalonate-semialdehyde dehydrogenase; this encodes MREIGHWIDGKAVAGGSGRFGPVWNPATGEQAAQVALASLEEINAAVASAKAAFTGWRSTGLGRRAEVMFRFRELLYANRTELAKLITAEHGKTVDDALGEIARGLENVEFACGAPSLLRGGFSEQVSTGVDVHEIRQPLGVVAGITPFNFPAMVPLWMLSNALACGNAFILKPSERDPSASLLLAELLAQAGVPDGVFTVLQGDKLAVDTLLTHPDVEALSFVGSTPIARYVYETGTAAGKRVQALGGAKNHMIVLPDADIAAAADAAVSAGYGSAGERCMAVSVVAAVGDSADPLVEAIAERVRKIKVGPGLDPDSEMGPVITREARDRVAGYLETAKTDGATLVIDGRDDPISSGPGFFLAPSLIDNVSTTSTVYTDEIFGPVLAVVRCETYTEAVKLVEDNPYGNGVAIYTRDGGAARRFTFDVQAGMVGVNVPIPVPVSYYSFGGWKASLFGDLHMYGPDGIRFYTKTKVVTTRWPDPATSSVELGFPRTR
- the hydA gene encoding dihydropyrimidinase, encoding MKTLITGGTVVGPLGATPQDVLVDGETIAALYAPGAAAGVTADTMIDATGRYVVPGGVDVHTHMKLPFGGTFASDDFASGTKAAAWGGTTTIIDFAVQRTGEVVQDGLAAWHALADGNCAIDYGFHMIMGGVDDDALKAMDYLVAHEGITSFKLFMAYPGVFYSDDGQILRAMQKATDNGALIMMHAENGIAIDVLAAQAVARGQTDPIYHGITRPSALEGEATHRATVLAQVAGNTPLYFVHMSASEALAHVSAARSAGRNVFAETCPQYLYLTLEDQLGAPGFEGAKWVASPPLRPRDEPHRDDLWRGLRTDDLAVVSTDHCPFCFKDQKELGRGNFTKIPNGMGTVEHRMDLVYQGVATGKLSLERWVETCSTTPARMFGLYPKKGVIQPGSDADIVLYDPRATTTISAATHHMNIDHSAWEGFEIAGKVETVLSRGSVVVADGAFHGRSGHGQFLRRGLSQYLR
- a CDS encoding ABC transporter ATP-binding protein — encoded protein: MTARPAGGPPGSSAVETSPGAPAADAPAAPVPREEDRPAGGANPAAAVPAVAVHGVDKVFPVAGGGATVALAGIELTVAPGEFVSLIGPSGCGKSTLLRLVGDLVEPTRGEVLVFGEPARAARAARRYGIAFQQAGLLEWRTVAGNVELPLQVHGVSRKERRARARELLDLVGLGDFAGHWPAQLSGGMQQRVAIARALAEHPPLLLLDEPFGALDEMTRERMQSELARIRWETGTTVILVTHSIPEAVFLSDRVAVMSPRPGRITDIIDVDLPGRLGAARVGDGVPAGPAAPGETGGPTAVDADDVREQAAFFAAVTAVREALRAGGGA
- a CDS encoding ABC transporter permease; translation: MSPAPDGAGPAAGRDRDATRLARWTRARLAVVLPPVVVGVVGLAAWEGYVRANHIQPYLLPAPSEIWTQFRHSFRVIVQTSRATGANAVVGLAVGLVAGLLAAVVAARSKIADGLLGPLAAAMNAVPIIALAPLFNTMFSTTSAVPRRLVVAIVVFFPVFVNTVRGLRQVPDVQRELMRSLAVGPWRFARTVQLPGAVPYIFTGFRLASSLAVIAAVVSEYFGGRQNGLGSRITSAASNTAYPRAWAFVAAACVLGLVVYLVAGLLEWLATPWRRGGRSLTL
- a CDS encoding TIGR03842 family LLM class F420-dependent oxidoreductase, translating into MDIGVVLQTNPPASRVVELARQAETLGFSHVWTFDSHLLWEEPFVIYSQILAATRKVLVGPMVTNPATRDWTVTASLFATLNEMYGNRTICGIGRGDSAVRVLNGKPTTLATLRDCVGVVRELANGREAEVNGTKLRFPWGLDSRLDIWVAGYGPKALALAGEIGDGFILQLADPDITAWTIDAVRTAAAAAGRDPATVKICVAAPAYVGPGDAASLAHQRDQCRWFGGMVGNHVADLVGRYGAGGSAIPAALTSYIEGRTGYDYNEHGRAGNTHTAFVPDEIVDRFCLLGPAEAHVRRLTELAALGVDQFAVYLQHDAKLATLEAYGEQVIPAIAEHIRAKSPAAGPEAP
- a CDS encoding ABC transporter substrate-binding protein, with the protein product MKRRLAGGLAAGLAVALALAACGSSSGGGSTGSTSSGLTPVKLQLQWFTQAQFAGYIAAEKKGYYKDAGLDVKILEGGTDIVPQTVLAQGKADYAIAWVPKALASREQGAQITDVAQIFQRSGTLQVSFKDKNITGPAALKGKKVGDWGFGNEYELFAGMTKAGVDPSKDITLVQQQFDMKGLISGDVDAAQAMSYNEYAQVLEATNPATGKLYQPSDFNVINWNDVGTAMLQDAIWANTSKLQSDKKYQDTTTKFVEASIKGWIYCRDNAADCRDLVVAAGSKLGASHQLWQTNEVNKLIWPSPNGIGLVDKAAWDQTVSVAKGTKNADGQTVLTKDPEGLAYTNDYVNKALADLKGSGVDVVGSGFKPQTVTLAANGA